The sequence CAGCAGGTCGCCGCTGAATGTTTCCGGCCTCCGTTGTGACGCTTTGATCATTCCATGCTCCTTTTTTCTTTGGACTTTCCCGGCTATTGACTAAGGTATTGCAATCGAAAAAACTCGTTTGCCGGTAAAATTGATGAACTCGTAACAACCCGAAAGGCTTCAAATGCCACCCAATAGAATCAACAAGTTACAAGACGAATCACGTCCGTCGAGCGGGTTGTTGCGAGACCGACAAAATTGTCAACCCGTGTAACCCCGTTATAATAACACCGGTATTTTTTACCATAAATCCATGGTTGCGGAAAAAAAATTTACCGCTGCCAGGGCAAGTCATCAGACCCAAGATCACAAGGAGGCCGCCGGTCGTGTACTTCCAGCTTTATCTCTCCGTCTTTCTCGCTGTTTCCGTCTCAGCGCTGTGCAGCATCTTCGAGGCCACCCTTTATTCACTGTCCGTCTCCCAGATCGAGGTGCTGGACCAGTCCGGCAAGAAGTCCGGCGCAATTCTCAAGAAACTGAAAAAAGACATCCATCGGCCGATCACCGCCATTCTCACCCTGAACACCATTGCCAACACCATGGGCGCGGCCGTGGCCGGGGCCTCCTTTATCGCGGCCTTCGGAGACCATTATCTCGGCCTCTTTTCCGCTGTTTTCACCCTGTTCATTCTGCTCTTCTCCGAGATCCTGCCCAAGACCGTCGGGGTGGCCTATGCCCGGGAACTGGCCCCGTGGGTCGCCGCGCCCATCCAGTGGATGATCAGGATTCTCGCCCCGGTCGTCTGGCTCTGCCGGGCAGTGACCCGCCTGATCCCGAAACGGAAAAAGGAACACTCGGTCTCCCAGGAGGAAATCCTGGCCATCGCGGTCCTCAGCCGCGAGTCCGGAGTGATCGACCCGGAACAGGAAAAGGTAATCGCCAATATCCTGAAACTCAGGAACAAGATCGTCCGCCAGGTGATGACCCCGCGCACGGTAACCTTTTCCCTGAGCGAACACCTGACCGTGGCCGAGGCCCGGGAGATGCAGGAGCAGTGGAATCGCCACAGCCGGGCCCCGATCTATGCCACCGACCCCGACGACGTGGTCGGCATCGTCCTGCGCAAGGATGTCTTCCTGGGCTCGAGCCCAGACTGCGGCGACAAACGGCTTGCCGAGCTGATGCAGCCGGTCCATTTCGTACCCGAGGCCGCCCCGCTCAACCGGATACTGCTCGACTTCTTCGAGCGGCGGCAGCATCTCTTTGTGGTGGTGGACGAATATGGCAGCGTCACCGGGGTAATCAGCCTGGAGGATATTATCGAGGAGATCGTTGGCCGGGAGATCGTTGACGAGACCGACCTGGCCAGCAATATGCGGGAGTTTGCCCGGAGAAAAAGAAAAATGCTCCAGGCCGGGACAAAAAAGGTCTAAAGATCCAGGA is a genomic window of Desulfobacterales bacterium containing:
- a CDS encoding hemolysin family protein, producing the protein MYFQLYLSVFLAVSVSALCSIFEATLYSLSVSQIEVLDQSGKKSGAILKKLKKDIHRPITAILTLNTIANTMGAAVAGASFIAAFGDHYLGLFSAVFTLFILLFSEILPKTVGVAYARELAPWVAAPIQWMIRILAPVVWLCRAVTRLIPKRKKEHSVSQEEILAIAVLSRESGVIDPEQEKVIANILKLRNKIVRQVMTPRTVTFSLSEHLTVAEAREMQEQWNRHSRAPIYATDPDDVVGIVLRKDVFLGSSPDCGDKRLAELMQPVHFVPEAAPLNRILLDFFERRQHLFVVVDEYGSVTGVISLEDIIEEIVGREIVDETDLASNMREFARRKRKMLQAGTKKV